From Candidatus Binataceae bacterium:
TATCGTTGGCCCTACCGGCGCCGGCAAGAGTGCGCTGGCGATTGAAGTCGCCACCCGCCTCGGCGCGGAGATAGTCAATGCCGACTCGCGACAAGTCTACCGCGGAATGAATCTGGGCACCGCCAAACCATCCGCGGCGGAGCGCCGCGGCGTCGCGCATCATCTTATTGACATCCGCTCGCCTGCCGAACCGCTCGATGTCGCCACCTTTACCACCCTGGCGCGTGCGGCAATCGAACAAATCGCCACCCGCGGTCGGCACCCGATCGTGGTGGGCGGGAGCGGCCTCTATCTGCGCGCGTTGCGCGGGGGAATTTTTCGGGGCCCCGCCGCGTCGCGTGAAATTCGTGAGCGATTGGAGCGCGCCGCGCGAGATCATGGCGTCTCTCACCTTCACCAGCGTTTGCGCGAAATCGACCCGGCCGCGGCACGACGCATTGGCGTCAACGATCTCTATCGCATCACCCGAGCCATCGAGGTGTGGGAACTGACCGGCGAACCGATCAGCTCCCATCAAGCCCGTCATGGGTTCGCAAACCGAAGCTACGATTGCCTGACCCTGGGAATCTCGATGGACCGCGCCGAACTCTACGCAGCCATCGATCGACGCTTCGATGAAATGATTGGGCAAGGCCTGGTCGAGGAGGTGCGCAGTCTGCTCGCCGCAGGCTATCGCGCCGATCGCCCTCCGCTCGGTTCCATCGGCTACCAGCAGATCGCGGCTCACCTGCGTGGTGAGATGGGACTGGCGGAAGCGGTCGAGATCGCCAAGCGCGAGTCGCGTCGCTTCGCAAAGCGTCAATTGACCTGGTTCC
This genomic window contains:
- the miaA gene encoding tRNA (adenosine(37)-N6)-dimethylallyltransferase MiaA; this translates as MSPGLTRVGFIVGPTGAGKSALAIEVATRLGAEIVNADSRQVYRGMNLGTAKPSAAERRGVAHHLIDIRSPAEPLDVATFTTLARAAIEQIATRGRHPIVVGGSGLYLRALRGGIFRGPAASREIRERLERAARDHGVSHLHQRLREIDPAAARRIGVNDLYRITRAIEVWELTGEPISSHQARHGFANRSYDCLTLGISMDRAELYAAIDRRFDEMIGQGLVEEVRSLLAAGYRADRPPLGSIGYQQIAAHLRGEMGLAEAVEIAKRESRRFAKRQLTWFRADPEIVWLDRNGAAKQAGKLLGDFFADSSAT